ATTCCATGTTAATGCGATTTTTAGCTCCTTAAGTGTTAAGTATTTATACACCTTAACCACCTAAGACATCAAAGGTGATCCATACAACAAGGATTACGCTCCATCAATTCTTTTAACAATTGGGGATACAGGAGCATTAATGAGCTTTTAAATAATTTCACTCGAATATAACTAGCTAATACAGATCGCTGGCGTCAAATTGTAACGCTTCTATTTGCCACTATTACAACGATTTGAATGATTTAACATTTAGCTTTACCAGATACTCATGGATTTACACACCAGCTAGCTCCTTTATTAAATATCTTACGCTTTTTTCTGCTATTATTTTTGCTGACTAATGGCACTATGAATATTGCTAGTGATAAAGAATCAGGCTGGCTTGGGTGATAACGAAAATATTTAAAGATGAGTCAATAGTTCTTAACCCACGAAGTATATTGTAATATGTGTAGTCTTAGCAGGAGTTATCCTGTGTTTTTTATTATCGTCTAAGGGCTAAGTAAATGAATTTTCTTTGAAAAAGACCTTGGACAAAAAGGCATTTTTTATAGGGGAATACCATCGTATTAAGCAACATACTTTTGGTAATCGAAAAAAACATTTTATGTAAATATTAATTGAGAAGAATTATTTATATATTTTATAGTGCTAAATGCAAATTTTCATCACCAAAAATAATTGTTTGGGAACATTCAAAAAGCCACGAAACGCCTTCATATCAGCGTTTCGTGGCTTTCATTTTAAAATCGTTTGTGAGCTCGTTATTCAACTGAAGTTTTATCAGCATTTTCTTTCAAAAATTCTCTGAAATTATCTCCCCAATCACAAATGGAATTTACAACAGGTTCTAAGCGTAAACCAATTTCACTTAGTTGATACTCTACTCTAGGAGGCACAACAGGGTATACATCTCTAACAATGATTTGATCTTCTTCTAATTCCCTTAATTGTCTAATTAACATACGTTGATTGACATCGGGAAGGTATCGCTGTATTTCACTTAACCTTAAAGGAGACTGTTGGAGTAAACACCATATAATCGCTATTTTCCAACGTCCACCTATAACGGATAAAGCCAAATCTTTGCCAGTGAAAAAAGTTTTTTCTTTATAATGGATTTCCATATATTGTTACCCCTTTACTATTAATGTTTCATTTATAGTGACAAAAAAGTCAGTATTGTATAGTTTATCATAAAGTGTAATCATGGGAAAAGTAATTATTAGTAAGGAAAAGAAAGAAGGTATTCATTTGAAGAGTAGAGCTGCTGTGGCATTTAAACCAGGTGAGCCACTAGAAATTGTAGAAATAGATGTTGAAGAACCAAAGGCAAAAGAGGTATTAGTAAAAATTCTATATACTTCTGTCTGCCATACAGATGCATTTACCTTATCAGGTGATGATCCAGAAGGCGTATTTCCTGCTGTACTAGGTCATGAAGGTGCTGGGATAGTCATTGCTGTAGGTGATGAAGTTACTTTAGTAAAACCTGGGGACCATGTTATTCCACTATACACGGCTGAATGTGGAGAATGTAAATTCTGTCGTTCTGGTAAAACAAACCTATGTAGTGCAGTACGAGAAACTCAGGGTAAAGGTTTAATGCCTGACGGAACAACTCGTTTCTCATATAATGGTGAACCTATTTATCACTACATGGGAACAAGCACATTCAGTGAATATACAGTCGTGCCTGAAATCTCTTTAGCGAAAATTAACAAAGAAGCGCCGCTTGATAAAGTTGGTCTATTTGGATGCGGTGTTACTACAGGGATTGGCGCTGTACACAACACAGCAAAAGTGCAAGAAGGAGCTGTGACAGCCGTATTTGGTTTAGGAGCCATTGGATTAGCTGCTATTCAAGGTTTGGTTCAAGCAAAAGCAAGCCGAATTATTGCTATTGACTTAAAGGAGGATAAATATGAATTAGCTAAAAAAATGGGTGCAACTGATTTTCTAAATCCATCTAAATTTGATAAACCAATTCAAGAAGTCATTGTTGAAATGACGGATGGAGGAGTAGATTATAGCTTCGAGTGTATTGGAAATGTTGAAGTAATGAGGTCTGCTCTGGAATGTTGTCATAAAGGTTGGGGTGAAAGTACGATTATCGGTGTAGCAGGTGCAGGTAAAGAGATTCATACTCGTCCATTTCAACTAGTAACAGGTCGAGTATGGCGTGGTTCTGCCTTTGGAGGTGTGAAAGGCAGAACGCAGCTTCCAGGAATGGTTGATGATTATATGAATGGTGAAATCGATATCGATTCGTTTATCACACACCACTTAAACTTTACAGACATCAATGAAGCATTTGATTTACTTCATAAGGGTGAGTCCATTCGTACGATGTTAACATATGGAGAGTGAGAAAGTGAGTCTTAAACTTATTGAAAAACATCGCTCTTTCGGCGGTGAGCAATATAAATACCGTCATTATTCACAAAGTTTAAAATGTGATATGACATTTAGTATCTACTTACCAGCAAATAAAGAAGAAAAAAAAATCCCCCTAATTTGGTGGCTATCTGGCTTAACTTGTACAGATGATAATTTTAGTCAAAAAAGTGGATTTCAAAGATTAGCTGAAAAATATCAAGTGGCAGTCATTATTCCGGATACTTCACCACGTGGGGGTAATGTTGCTAATAATGAGGGATGGGATCTTGGACAAGGGGCAGGTTTTTATTTAAATGCGACACAAGATCCTTGGGCAAAGCACTATAACATGTATACGTATATAGTAGATGAATTAACTGCCATTGCGACATCTTTAATACCTCATTATTCAGGTGAACAAAGTATAATGGGTCACTCCATGGGGGGACATGGCGCATTAGTGATTGGTATGAAAAATGCTACCATATTCAAAGCGATTTCTGCCTTTTCGCCTATTTCAAATCCTAGTGAAGTCCAATGGGGAATAAATGCGTTCTCAACTTATTTAGGTGAAGATAAAGCTTCCTGGAAAGAATGGGATGCGTCAGAACTGGTCAAAGAAGCTGGTATGCCGCCTATTCTCATTACGCAAGGAACGCAAGATGAGTTTTATCCAAAACAATTAGATGAAACAAATTTTTTAAAGAATGCAAGGGAAAATAATCATTTAGTACATTACAAGAAAGCTGAAGGTTATGATCATAGTTATTTCTTTATTGCAACTTTTTTAGAGGAGCATTTCGCTTTCCATATGGAATACTTAAGATAATTTCTTTTATATCCATATTTTAGCAGAATGTGGATATTCTCAATCATTTCCTTTTGTCGTGCATTGCAGGTAACTAAATAATATATAAGAAACAGCTGAAGGGGTGAGCAAATTGGGGGCTATTTTTAAAATGGATTATAAAAAAATGTTAGTTAATGACCATGTGAAACCATACTTATTAAAAGCTCGTTATGGGATTGAAAAAGAAAGTAAACGAGTAGATTTATCCGGAAATTTAGCTAAAACGGATCATCCTAAAAGTATTTCTCAACAAGATGACCATCCGTATATTCAGCGGGATTTTTCAGAATTACAGATGGAATTAATTACACCTGTTACTGATACATTGAACGAACTTTTTGATTATTTAGCAGCAATCCATGATGTTGCTTATCGTTCTATGGGTGAGAATGAAATGCTTTGGCCATTAAGCATGCCGCCACAGTTACCAGAGAAAGACGAAGATATTGTAATGGCGAAATTGAAAAGTGCTGAAAATGTTCGATATCGACAATCATTATCGAATTCTTATGGCCGTCGTAAACAAATGCTTTGCGGTGTTCATTTTAACTTCGAGTTTGGCGATGAGTTAATTCAAGCATTATTTAACGCACAATCGGAGATTAAAGAGTATCAGCATTTTAAAACAGAGATTTATCTAAAAGCTACAAGAAACTATTTGCACTATCGATGGTTAGTTACTTATTTTTATGGAGCTTCTCCTAGAAGTGAAAAGAATTTCTTTGAAGAAAATTTATTGAATGAGGTAGTAAGAAGCATTAGAAGCAGTAAATATGGTTATACGAATTCGAAAGATGTTCAAGTGTCATATAGTAGTATACAGAATTATGTATCAGACCTTTCTTCGATGGTTAAAAGAGGGCTTCTATCAGCAGAAAGAGAATTTTATTCACCTGTCCGTTTAAGAGGAGGACATC
This genomic interval from Lysinibacillus sphaericus contains the following:
- a CDS encoding winged helix-turn-helix transcriptional regulator; translated protein: MEIHYKEKTFFTGKDLALSVIGGRWKIAIIWCLLQQSPLRLSEIQRYLPDVNQRMLIRQLRELEEDQIIVRDVYPVVPPRVEYQLSEIGLRLEPVVNSICDWGDNFREFLKENADKTSVE
- a CDS encoding S-(hydroxymethyl)glutathione dehydrogenase/class III alcohol dehydrogenase; its protein translation is MKSRAAVAFKPGEPLEIVEIDVEEPKAKEVLVKILYTSVCHTDAFTLSGDDPEGVFPAVLGHEGAGIVIAVGDEVTLVKPGDHVIPLYTAECGECKFCRSGKTNLCSAVRETQGKGLMPDGTTRFSYNGEPIYHYMGTSTFSEYTVVPEISLAKINKEAPLDKVGLFGCGVTTGIGAVHNTAKVQEGAVTAVFGLGAIGLAAIQGLVQAKASRIIAIDLKEDKYELAKKMGATDFLNPSKFDKPIQEVIVEMTDGGVDYSFECIGNVEVMRSALECCHKGWGESTIIGVAGAGKEIHTRPFQLVTGRVWRGSAFGGVKGRTQLPGMVDDYMNGEIDIDSFITHHLNFTDINEAFDLLHKGESIRTMLTYGE
- the fghA gene encoding S-formylglutathione hydrolase, translating into MSLKLIEKHRSFGGEQYKYRHYSQSLKCDMTFSIYLPANKEEKKIPLIWWLSGLTCTDDNFSQKSGFQRLAEKYQVAVIIPDTSPRGGNVANNEGWDLGQGAGFYLNATQDPWAKHYNMYTYIVDELTAIATSLIPHYSGEQSIMGHSMGGHGALVIGMKNATIFKAISAFSPISNPSEVQWGINAFSTYLGEDKASWKEWDASELVKEAGMPPILITQGTQDEFYPKQLDETNFLKNARENNHLVHYKKAEGYDHSYFFIATFLEEHFAFHMEYLR